In Paraburkholderia flagellata, a genomic segment contains:
- a CDS encoding SDR family oxidoreductase, giving the protein MTKNWLITGASSGLGRGLTEQLLARGDGVVATLRKPRALDDLLAQYGGRLHVVECDLTSVDAIRAAVAQAFAALSRIDIVVSNAGYGLFGAAEELSDAQIARQIATNLTGSIQLICAIIPRLREQGGGRIVQVSSEGGRIGYPAFSVYHASKWGIEGFVEAVAKEVGPFGIDFVIMEPGPTRTNFGTGLDRAEPMSAYDATPVGEIRRALDAGYFEFADAAKTVNAMIATIDSPAPPLRLALGKSAYESIHASLTRQLEILEAQKKIALSVMEDV; this is encoded by the coding sequence ATGACGAAGAACTGGCTGATAACGGGCGCTTCAAGCGGCCTGGGTCGTGGACTAACGGAACAACTGCTTGCCCGCGGTGACGGCGTCGTCGCGACGCTGCGCAAGCCTCGTGCACTGGACGATCTGCTGGCGCAATACGGCGGCCGTCTGCATGTCGTCGAATGCGACCTGACGAGCGTCGATGCCATCAGAGCTGCCGTCGCGCAGGCATTTGCGGCGCTTTCGCGCATCGATATCGTTGTCAGCAATGCGGGCTATGGCCTCTTTGGTGCGGCCGAAGAACTGAGCGACGCGCAGATCGCACGGCAAATCGCGACGAACCTGACGGGGTCAATCCAGTTGATCTGCGCGATCATTCCACGTCTGCGAGAGCAAGGCGGTGGGCGCATCGTGCAGGTGTCGTCGGAAGGCGGACGAATTGGCTATCCTGCCTTTAGCGTCTATCACGCGAGCAAGTGGGGTATCGAGGGCTTCGTCGAGGCGGTCGCGAAGGAAGTCGGTCCGTTCGGCATTGACTTCGTGATCATGGAACCCGGTCCGACGCGCACGAACTTCGGCACTGGCCTCGATCGCGCGGAGCCGATGAGCGCGTATGACGCCACGCCCGTCGGTGAAATCCGGCGCGCGCTCGACGCTGGCTACTTCGAATTTGCGGATGCAGCGAAGACCGTCAACGCGATGATCGCCACGATCGACAGTCCGGCCCCACCGTTGCGCCTTGCGCTGGGCAAGTCCGCGTACGAATCGATACACGCGTCGCTGACGAGGCAGCTTGAGATCCTGGAGGCTCAGAAGAAGATCGCGTTGTCGGTGATGGAAGATGTGTAG
- a CDS encoding sensor domain-containing diguanylate cyclase produces the protein MVTHAPRQFSQERSALLGGAAALFVVILASDAISLLLAQHGGSMLSLWSANGIAVGVLLSVPRRYWTTLITATAAALLAGQYIAFGTLQNSHLLLVPVHLVEILIVTCIIHQHFSTGTGQASSYLRFGRVAIGAALAGCLVSTLLASVAQKLATGGAFFGTAEEWFGAHLLGMVIVGMLTLVAFRERGRMLGASGTRIRMLRDVLLLAAITAGVFAQTRYPLAFAVFAPLMYLVFHYRFPGLVLGVTMVTLVTNVATTIGKGTFTLIASADPAERALIAQIFLGVVCLVTVPLALALADRQRLAGKVAESESLYRLLADYAGDLIVRIANDGTRRYVSPSVKEMLGWTPEEFAAQRGEELIQPDDRERVLAALTRLRATGRPELIRYRVRNRAGGYQWLEALGKLAPSPDHPGEMEIVYSGRDISERVLAEEALADSQKRLRTITDNVPAVIAHVDTEQRYTFINAFASEVIGVEASSNIGHTVEEMRGPVVYALLKPHIELALRGTATTFEYAVRVGKQTRYFQATYLPAITADGTSSGFYTLTTEITRIKLAEQQLDFLAHHDALTGIANRLSFRKKVSLAVEHAAATHGPLLLMMIDVDHFKQINDTYGHAAGDMALIEVAARLKASIRKTDLLARLGGDEFVVLCHDIEDTDTARQVAQKIADAMRPPVSVGTTELEVTLSIGLALCHHATSAEALEQRADEALYQAKEAGRACYRIATDGI, from the coding sequence ATGGTCACGCACGCACCACGCCAGTTTAGCCAAGAACGAAGCGCCCTGCTGGGCGGGGCGGCGGCGCTGTTCGTGGTGATCCTCGCCTCGGACGCAATCTCGCTGTTGCTGGCGCAGCATGGGGGCTCGATGCTCTCGCTGTGGTCGGCCAACGGCATCGCGGTCGGCGTGTTGCTGTCGGTGCCGCGCCGTTACTGGACCACCTTGATCACCGCCACTGCCGCCGCCTTGCTGGCCGGGCAATACATCGCTTTCGGCACGTTGCAGAACAGCCACCTGCTGCTGGTGCCGGTGCACCTGGTGGAGATCCTCATCGTAACTTGCATCATCCACCAACACTTTTCGACCGGCACCGGGCAGGCGAGCAGCTATCTGCGATTCGGCCGCGTGGCCATCGGTGCGGCACTGGCTGGCTGTCTCGTGTCCACGCTGCTGGCCAGCGTCGCTCAGAAACTGGCTACCGGCGGCGCTTTCTTCGGCACGGCGGAGGAGTGGTTCGGCGCCCACCTGCTCGGCATGGTGATCGTGGGCATGCTCACGCTGGTGGCGTTTCGCGAGCGCGGCCGCATGCTCGGCGCGTCGGGAACGCGCATCCGCATGCTGCGCGACGTACTGCTGCTCGCCGCCATCACCGCCGGCGTGTTCGCGCAGACGCGCTATCCGCTGGCGTTCGCGGTCTTCGCGCCGCTGATGTACCTGGTGTTCCACTACCGCTTCCCGGGCCTGGTGCTGGGCGTGACCATGGTGACCCTGGTGACCAACGTGGCCACGACCATCGGCAAGGGGACTTTCACACTGATCGCCTCGGCCGATCCCGCGGAGCGCGCCCTGATCGCACAGATCTTCCTGGGCGTGGTATGTCTGGTCACTGTGCCCCTGGCATTGGCACTTGCCGACAGGCAACGGCTCGCTGGAAAGGTGGCCGAGAGCGAAAGCCTTTACCGCCTGCTGGCGGACTACGCGGGCGACCTGATCGTACGCATCGCCAACGATGGCACGCGGCGCTACGTCTCGCCCTCGGTCAAGGAGATGCTGGGTTGGACACCTGAAGAGTTCGCCGCCCAACGGGGCGAAGAACTGATCCAACCGGACGATCGGGAGCGTGTGCTGGCAGCCCTCACGCGATTGCGGGCAACCGGCAGGCCAGAGCTCATACGCTACCGGGTCCGGAATCGAGCGGGTGGGTACCAGTGGCTCGAAGCCCTGGGCAAGCTCGCACCCAGTCCGGATCATCCCGGCGAAATGGAGATCGTCTACTCCGGCCGCGATATCTCCGAGCGCGTGCTGGCTGAAGAGGCGCTGGCTGACAGCCAGAAGCGCCTGCGCACGATCACTGACAACGTCCCGGCAGTGATTGCGCACGTCGACACCGAGCAGCGCTACACCTTCATCAACGCCTTTGCGTCCGAAGTGATCGGCGTCGAGGCGTCATCGAACATCGGCCATACCGTCGAGGAGATGCGCGGGCCGGTCGTGTACGCCTTGCTCAAGCCCCACATCGAGCTGGCCCTGCGCGGCACGGCCACGACCTTCGAGTATGCAGTACGCGTGGGCAAGCAGACTCGCTACTTCCAGGCCACTTACCTGCCGGCGATCACCGCCGACGGAACCTCCAGCGGCTTCTATACGCTGACCACCGAGATCACGCGGATCAAACTGGCCGAGCAGCAACTGGACTTCCTTGCCCACCATGATGCGCTCACCGGCATCGCCAACCGGCTGTCGTTCCGGAAAAAGGTCAGCCTTGCGGTGGAGCATGCCGCTGCCACGCATGGGCCGTTGCTGCTGATGATGATCGACGTCGATCACTTCAAGCAAATCAACGACACCTATGGCCATGCCGCCGGCGACATGGCCTTGATCGAAGTGGCGGCCCGGCTCAAGGCGAGTATCCGCAAGACCGATCTGCTTGCCCGCCTTGGCGGCGATGAGTTCGTGGTCCTTTGCCATGACATCGAAGACACCGACACGGCCCGCCAGGTGGCGCAGAAGATCGCCGACGCGATGCGCCCACCGGTGTCGGTCGGCACGACGGAACTGGAGGTCACGCTGAGCATCGGCCTCGCGCTATGCCACCATGCCACCTCCGCGGAAGCGCTGGAGCAGCGCGCTGACGAAGCGCTCTATCAGGCGAAGGAGGCCGGGCGCGCCTGCTATCGCATCGCCACCGATGGTATCTGA
- a CDS encoding IS1182 family transposase — protein MKRFVEGEDRKQAVLLPEYLEDYVSEDNPVRVVDVFVDELDLRDLGFDGTAPAATGRPSYHPSVLLKIYIYGYLNRIQSSRRLERETQRNIELMWLTGRLSPDFKTIADFRRSNGKAIRNVCSQFIVLCRNLDLFSKSIVAIDGSKFKAVNNRDRNFTSAKVKARVQQIDESIARYLSAMETADRTQSDVVEAKTSRISDKISKLRQQMQDLKAMEQRLRESPDGQVSLTDPDARSMATSGRGTGMVGYNVQTAVDDTHHLIVAHEVTNVGNDRSQLTNMAGQARAATGIKDLTVVADRGYFKSEEVLQCHEAGITTFVPKPLTSGKNADGYFGKQDFIYIAKDDEYLCPAQQRLNWRFTNIEHGMTLHCYSSSACSTCAIRKQCTSGKQARRTKRWEHEAVVEAMQQRLDHKPEMMRVRRQTVEHPFGTLKFWMGAAHFLMKTREHVSTEMSLHVLAYNLRRVMAILGTQAMMQKMRA, from the coding sequence ATGAAGCGATTCGTTGAAGGCGAAGACCGTAAACAGGCTGTCCTGCTGCCCGAGTATCTCGAAGACTATGTCTCCGAGGACAATCCGGTGCGCGTAGTCGACGTCTTTGTCGATGAGCTTGATCTCCGTGATCTCGGCTTCGACGGAACCGCGCCCGCAGCAACGGGGCGGCCCTCGTATCATCCATCTGTACTGCTGAAGATTTATATCTACGGCTATCTGAATCGCATTCAGTCCAGTCGGCGTCTGGAGCGTGAGACTCAACGCAATATTGAGCTTATGTGGCTAACGGGCCGCCTTTCGCCGGACTTCAAGACCATCGCCGACTTCCGCCGCAGCAACGGCAAGGCAATTCGCAATGTCTGCAGCCAGTTCATCGTGCTATGCCGTAACCTGGATCTCTTCTCAAAGTCGATAGTGGCCATCGACGGCAGCAAGTTCAAAGCCGTCAACAATCGCGATCGCAACTTTACGAGCGCGAAGGTCAAGGCGCGCGTGCAGCAGATCGATGAAAGCATCGCCCGATATCTTTCCGCGATGGAGACTGCAGACCGGACTCAATCCGATGTTGTCGAGGCGAAGACGAGTCGGATCAGCGACAAGATCAGCAAGCTTAGGCAGCAGATGCAGGACCTCAAGGCGATGGAGCAGCGATTGCGCGAGTCGCCAGATGGACAGGTTTCCCTGACCGATCCAGACGCGCGCTCAATGGCTACCAGCGGTCGGGGAACGGGAATGGTTGGCTATAACGTTCAGACGGCCGTTGATGACACGCATCATCTGATCGTCGCACACGAGGTCACCAACGTTGGCAACGATCGTAGCCAGCTGACGAATATGGCCGGCCAGGCGCGGGCGGCTACCGGCATCAAGGATCTGACTGTCGTTGCCGACAGGGGCTACTTCAAGAGCGAAGAAGTCCTGCAATGTCATGAGGCGGGCATTACGACCTTCGTTCCTAAACCGTTGACTTCGGGCAAGAACGCCGACGGCTATTTCGGCAAGCAGGATTTTATCTACATTGCCAAAGATGACGAGTATCTTTGCCCGGCCCAGCAGCGGCTCAACTGGCGTTTCACAAACATCGAGCATGGTATGACGCTGCATTGCTATTCGAGCTCGGCCTGTTCTACCTGCGCCATCAGAAAACAATGCACATCAGGCAAGCAGGCTCGCCGGACAAAGCGCTGGGAACATGAGGCCGTCGTCGAAGCGATGCAGCAACGGCTCGACCATAAGCCGGAAATGATGCGCGTACGCCGTCAGACCGTCGAGCACCCGTTTGGCACGCTGAAATTCTGGATGGGCGCGGCGCACTTCCTTATGAAAACACGCGAGCATGTCAGCACCGAGATGAGCCTTCATGTCCTCGCATACAACCTCAGGCGCGTCATGGCGATCCTCGGCACGCAGGCGATGATGCAAAAGATGCGAGCCTGA
- a CDS encoding Rrf2 family transcriptional regulator: MQRDTRLARLLHILIHMHLRGGATTSETIALMLHTNPVFVRRTMAALRESGYVKSTGGPGGGWALACDLNDLTVRDVYQAIGHTAPFVIGLADDNHTCPVEAAVNRHINEALGSAENTLLQLLGDKRLSEIAHDVTSSKSRKTSR, encoded by the coding sequence ATGCAACGCGATACCAGACTGGCTCGACTTCTGCACATCCTCATCCACATGCATCTTCGAGGAGGCGCGACCACCTCAGAGACGATTGCGCTGATGCTGCATACGAACCCCGTCTTTGTCCGCCGAACGATGGCTGCGCTACGCGAATCGGGGTATGTAAAGTCGACTGGTGGTCCAGGCGGAGGCTGGGCGCTCGCCTGTGACCTCAACGATCTTACGGTGAGAGATGTCTACCAGGCCATTGGACATACCGCGCCGTTTGTGATCGGCCTAGCCGACGACAATCACACATGTCCCGTGGAGGCGGCGGTAAATCGCCACATCAATGAGGCGTTGGGTTCAGCGGAAAATACGTTGCTTCAATTGCTTGGTGACAAGCGACTCTCCGAGATCGCGCACGACGTGACGTCGTCAAAGTCGCGCAAAACGAGTAGGTAA
- a CDS encoding alpha/beta fold hydrolase, with amino-acid sequence MTAYRQTFIEANGIRLHVAEQGDGPLVLLCHGFPETSHAWRHQLAALARAGFRAIAPDLRGYGSSECPTAIGQYTTLDVVGDLVALVDILGERDAVVVGNDWGATIAWQAALLRPDRFRAVVALGVPMMGRAPMTPSRLFPQTDQTRFYTHYFSEPGLAETELERDVATTLRKIYFSASGDVGARDANTPNPFGLVPRSGGLLDSLIDPPVLPAWLEPTDLDKFVQAFSISGFRGGLNYYRNLDRNWEVQSALEGLLVEVPALYLVGERDTGLAMPGMHEIIDGMPQIVPRLSASRVVPRAGHWLQQEAPDFVNAALIEFLRGL; translated from the coding sequence ATGACCGCATACCGTCAAACCTTTATTGAAGCAAACGGAATTCGCCTGCATGTCGCTGAACAGGGCGACGGCCCGTTGGTGCTCCTTTGTCACGGCTTTCCTGAGACCTCGCATGCTTGGCGCCATCAACTGGCGGCACTTGCGCGCGCCGGCTTCCGCGCAATAGCACCGGATCTGCGTGGCTACGGATCAAGCGAATGCCCAACGGCAATCGGACAGTACACGACGTTAGACGTTGTCGGGGACCTGGTGGCGCTCGTTGACATTCTCGGAGAACGCGACGCAGTTGTTGTAGGAAACGATTGGGGTGCAACCATTGCCTGGCAGGCCGCGTTGCTTCGGCCTGACCGCTTTCGCGCTGTCGTTGCGCTCGGGGTGCCAATGATGGGCCGCGCGCCGATGACGCCGAGCCGGCTTTTTCCGCAGACCGACCAAACGAGGTTCTATACGCATTACTTTTCCGAACCTGGGTTGGCCGAAACCGAACTTGAGCGTGACGTTGCCACGACATTGCGCAAGATCTATTTTTCCGCATCAGGCGACGTCGGAGCCCGCGACGCAAATACGCCCAATCCATTCGGACTCGTGCCGCGGAGTGGTGGACTCCTTGACTCTCTGATTGATCCACCTGTGTTGCCCGCGTGGCTCGAACCCACCGACCTCGACAAGTTTGTGCAAGCATTCAGCATTTCTGGCTTTCGCGGTGGATTGAATTACTACCGCAACCTCGATCGCAATTGGGAAGTGCAATCGGCTTTGGAGGGCCTGCTCGTCGAGGTTCCCGCCCTGTACCTTGTCGGCGAGCGAGACACAGGTCTGGCAATGCCAGGCATGCACGAAATTATCGACGGCATGCCCCAGATCGTGCCCAGGCTGTCGGCTTCTCGGGTCGTTCCGCGTGCAGGACATTGGCTGCAACAGGAGGCGCCGGATTTCGTCAACGCGGCATTGATTGAGTTTCTCCGCGGTCTTTGA
- a CDS encoding LysR substrate-binding domain-containing protein — protein MRRLPPLQALLAFDAAARLGSFTRAAQELALTQSAISHQIQQLEEWTGQALFRRIGRGVALTAAGTLYAQTVTVALTTLADGRDRIEPYGNPDSAIVFCPPQFVAGWLMPRMKAFSAALPDIELWLLTAEEVTEIDRVDVDLVVSTKQLRSPEVICEPLICEQSLAICGPLTARRLSKAPFPDVLTQAPLLVHEAFPDWAPWLPDLRRAGLRTRRAMTIDDPRFLVAAAEQEAGIAMVSELFAHDALRAGRVEVLAQVPKFELPQLWLMRSAQPARSAAVDAVHEWITRTAQSC, from the coding sequence ATGCGTAGACTTCCCCCGTTACAGGCGCTGCTCGCTTTCGACGCCGCGGCGCGGCTCGGCAGCTTCACGCGCGCCGCGCAGGAACTGGCGTTGACGCAGTCCGCGATCAGCCATCAGATCCAGCAACTCGAAGAATGGACAGGCCAGGCGCTCTTTCGCCGTATCGGGCGCGGCGTCGCATTGACGGCGGCTGGCACGCTCTACGCGCAGACGGTTACGGTGGCGCTCACGACGCTTGCGGACGGTCGCGACCGCATCGAGCCATATGGCAATCCCGATTCGGCCATCGTGTTCTGTCCGCCGCAGTTCGTTGCGGGCTGGTTGATGCCGCGTATGAAGGCGTTCTCGGCGGCGCTGCCGGACATCGAGCTATGGCTCCTGACCGCAGAAGAGGTCACGGAAATCGATCGCGTGGATGTGGACCTGGTCGTGTCGACCAAACAGCTTCGCTCGCCAGAGGTGATCTGCGAGCCGTTGATTTGCGAGCAGTCGTTGGCGATCTGCGGCCCGCTGACCGCGCGGCGGCTGTCGAAAGCGCCGTTTCCGGACGTGCTCACGCAAGCGCCATTGCTGGTTCACGAAGCGTTCCCAGACTGGGCCCCCTGGCTGCCCGATCTGCGGCGTGCAGGTTTGCGCACGCGCCGCGCGATGACGATCGACGATCCGCGCTTTCTCGTCGCGGCTGCGGAGCAAGAGGCAGGCATTGCGATGGTGTCGGAGCTGTTTGCGCACGACGCGCTGCGCGCCGGCCGCGTGGAAGTATTGGCGCAGGTGCCGAAGTTCGAGCTCCCGCAACTCTGGCTGATGCGTTCTGCGCAGCCCGCACGCTCCGCCGCGGTCGATGCCGTGCATGAGTGGATCACACGCACTGCACAGAGTTGTTGA